The Acidobacteriaceae bacterium nucleotide sequence GCACGGAAGAACGGGCTCTTCAGCAACGCCGGATCTTTGGCGTACAGATAGAACGCTTCATCAAGCGCCAGCGTAGGAATGTACCAGGTACCGTGCTGCTTCATCGCTGCGATCAACGCCGGGTCGATGGGCTGGTCGCGAACCGAGTGAGCGAGAAGGTCGATGCCATCGGCAACCAGCTTCTTCGCGTCCGCAATGTAGTAGACGTGGGCCGCGATGGGCAGGTGGTCCTTGTGCGCTTCATCGATAGCCGCAGCATAGATCGCGGGGTCCATCTTCGGAACCTTGTTGTAGAAGTTGTCGACCCAGACCTTCACGATATCCGTGTGGTGCGCGGCGTACGCGTCAACGTCCTTGCGGGCTTCTTCCGGCGTTGACGGACGATCAACTTGTCCCGGCGCAGTCTTGAACGGTGGTGCGCCGTTGGGCACGCCGATGCCACGGCCAGCGGTCAGCAGCGTAGCTCCACCGAGCTTGCCTTCGTGCTGCTCTTCACGCAGCGTGTAAACCAGGTCCGTATTCAGGCCGAGCGAAGTCACCGTCGTGACGCCGAAACGTTCGAACTGATCGAGTGAAGCCGTAACGTTGGCGCGGTTGTACGCATCCGGCGAAGGCGTTGCGTTGTTCAACAGCACGCCAAGATGCGAGTGTGCGGAGATGAGGCCCGGGATAATGAACTTGCCCGTGCAATCGACGACCTTTGTCGGGGCATGGCTGCGGGCCTTGCCCGTGGGAGCAACCGAGACAACGACGCCATCACGAATCGTGAGATCGACGTGCTGCTGCGCGGGCGCGCCGGTGCCGTCAACGAGTGTGGCGTTGCGGAAGAGAGTGGTTTGCTGGGCGGCTGCGGTAGAGGCGACGAGAGCGACGGAGAGAGCGAGATGTCGGGCACGCATATGCTCTTAGCATGCGCCCAAACTACTCGAGATGCGAGCCCGCCTCGGCGTCGAGCGCGAGCAGAAAGCTGCGCAATGCAGCAATACGCGGAGCGGCAAGAGCACGCGTAGCCTCGAGCCGAATCTGCTGCGGCAACGTATCCAGCACCCGCTGAAGGCTGCGGCTCGCATCGGTAAAGCGATGAAAACGCGTGTCCGAACCAAGCTTTGCCGCTGTACGAAGAACGCCGATCGCGCCGAGCTGCTCAAGGATGTCAGCATCGCGAAGCACGATGGCTTCGGGCGAAGTAGGCGTATCGTGCGGCTGGTGCTGCTCGATAACTTCTATGACTGCGGTCAGTTTTTCCGATGGAAAACCGACGTCTGCAAGGATGCGCGGAGCCTGCTCGCGCACATACGCGACATGGTCCCACTGCTTCAGCTGCTCGGGTGACTCGGGCCGATGCCCGATGAAGACGCCGAGATCATGTAGGAACGCCGCCGCGAAGAGCACGTCATCATCCACCACGAGTTGCTCTGCGGCAACAATCTGCTGCGTGAGCGCATAAAGCCGCGGCTGATGGCCGTACTTGTGCGCGGGGTTCGCTTGCTCGCGAAGGTACGCGACGAGTGCGGGACGAAACTCTTCAGGCATAAGTTCTCTGCTCGATCCAGTGGCGAAACGTCGTCAGTATGGCATCGAGGCTGGAGCCTGCCCCCTTGAAGAGACCGTTGGCCACGCTTGCCGAAAGCCAACCCGCTTCATCGCTGCGCGTGTTCGCCAACGTAACGTCAAGCGCGCGCTGGCCGGTGTCGATAACCACCATCCAGCCGCCGGTCTCCAGTGTTTCGATGGTGACCACAGCATGATGCTGCGCCTGCCAGCGTTCAAGCCAGTCGAGATTGGTGGAGATTTCACTCATGCGTTATCTCTGCGCGGAGCAGCAAGCTTCACTCCGAAGGACAACTATAAATGGAACGCCTTACGAGCCCGAACTCTACGCGCCGCGCACCTGCGGTTTGGCAGCAGGGCCGAAGAACTTGGCAATCTCAGCCGCAAGTGCGCGAAGCTTCGGCTGCCGCGTGGCAAGGGCTGCATCATCAAGCTCGAACGCTCCCTGCCAGATGCCCGACAGAACCGGCTCGATGCGCTCGGCAGTAAGCTCCGCGATCGTCCATGTGCTGAGCAATTCGTGAATCTCTTCAGCCTCGATCTCGTACTCGTCCCCCGGAGCGCCTTCGGCAAGGAAGCCTTCGACGTCAATGGTGGCTACGATTTCGTTAATGGATTCGAGGTCAGGCGGCGGTGGCCAGGGCTTGCTCATAGAACGGAGGAACTCCTGATAAAAGTTGCTACGGGTTGAGTACTTCGATCTGCTTCAGATACTCGGGCGAGAGTGTGTGCTTCTGCGTCGCAACGGGGAGCAACGTGGGATAGAACTGCACGAACGTCGTCTCCACGGCAGCGTGCTGCTCATGGCAGCTATAGCAGTCGGCCGTGGTGGGAACAACCTTTGCCGCAGCCGCCCCGGCATCCGCTTCATAAAAGCGCCACGCGCCTTTGTCCTTCACGTGGATCTCAAGCCCCATCACATCAGCGGACTGCGTATGGCCGCGCTTGTTGATCGAGACCGGGCTGTCAGCTCCACGCACTTCGAGGATAAACGTCGTCTGCTCCGGCCATCTCCCCGTCGCCAGGAAGGCACGATATGACTCGGGGTTGACGAAGACATTGTCAAAGCGATGATGCGCAGGATCGGCGCCCACCGCGTACGACATATCCATACCGGAAGTAAGGAAGATCCACTCGCGATACTGCTGCGGCACAACAAGATCCTTCTTGGCGGTGTAGGCAGGCGCGTTCGTCGTCTTCTCCGCCGCATTGACAGCAGTTGGAACGGCAAAGAGCGCGAGGCAAAGAAAAGCTGCGGCTGGTTTCAGCATGGAGCATTCATCCTTTTCGAACGAGGCAATGTTGCTAGTACGCAGCCGCAGCCGAGTTGGTTCCGTTGCAGAAGCCTAAGCAGGCTCCTGCTGCGAGAGGCAATGCAGCGCACCGAGGCCCCAGATCAGATCGGTGCAGTTGATCCCCGTAACCTTATGCTTCGGGAAGCACTCTGCAAGGGTGTTCAGCGCGATGCGATCGTTGGGATCGTTGAACGTCGGCACAATCACAAGCCCGTTCGCGATGTAGAAGTTCGCATAGCTCGCGGGCAGGCGTTCCCCTTCAAAGACCACCGGCGCGGGCATGGGCAGCGTCTTGATCTCGAACGGACGCTTGCTCAGGTTGCGTGCAGACTTCAAGCGGTCGAGGTTCTCCGCCAGCGGCTCGTGGTTTTCGTCGCTCTTGTTCGCCTCAATTGCCGTCAGGATCGTGTTCTTGCCGACGAAACGTGTGATGTCATCGACATGGCCATGCGTGTCATCGCCTGCACAGCCGCGGTTCATCCACAACACCTTCTCGACGCCGAGGTACTGCTGAAACGCAGCCTCAAGCTGCTCCTTCGTCACGCCGGGGTTGCGCTGCTGAACGTCCGAGAGCAGACACTCTTCCGTGGTGATGAGGATGCCTTCACCATTGGTATCAATCGATCCACCTTCGAGCACGAGACGCTGCTTCTTGCCGTTCGCCAGCGTGATCTCGGGCTGCACGGAGCTCATCTTGTGCAGCTTCGCCACGCGCGACGGAATCTTGTCATCGTTCTTCCAGTTCGGATACTTCGCCCAGGCATTGAAGCGCCAGTCCGTGATCTGCCGTTCGCCAGCAGCGTTCTTCACGAAGATCGGGCCGGAGTCACGCAGCCAAATGCGATCCGTCGGCCACTGGTGAAAGTGAATGCGCTCAAGCGTCGCGTGCTGCCGCGTCAGAATCGTACGAGCGCGCTTCTCTGCGGCAGCATCGTTGACGAGCAGATGCACATCTTCGACCGCAGAGAGCAGGCGAACGATCTCGGCATAGACCCACGGAATCGGCTGAAACTTGCCAGGCCAGTCCTCCGCATTGTGGGGCCAGGCGATCCAGGTAGCGGCGTGCGGAGCCCACTCTGCGGGCATACGGAAGGTGACGGGTTGAGAGCTCATGCTTCGATCATTTTAGTGGGCAAATGTGAAAATAGAGCATGGGCCCTTTTCGTTGCTGGCAATGGTTGATTTGCACCGTCCTCCTACTAGGCTGCACGAGCGCCATGCACTCGCAGACGTCAACGATCGACAGCGACCATGATGGCTTGCCCGACGCACTCGAGCAGCAGTTGCTGGAGCAGTTTCTTCCATCGTTTTCGATCGGTCAGCATGAGTGCGCCGGTCTGCCAGCGGAGTTCACTCCGGGCATCGTCTCCCCGAAACCACTGGCCGAAGACGGTACCATCTACGGCCAGGCGTTCCTCGCAAAGCATTCCACCCCCGAGCACCCTCTCGTGGAGTTGCACTTCTACCACCTCTGGGCCAAAGACTGCGGCGCACGCGGCCACACCCTCGACACCGAGCACGTCGCCGCCCTCGTAGAAGCCTCTTCGCCAGACAGAAATAAAGCGAAGTGGACGGCAGAGTACTGGTACGCTGCCGCGCATGAGAACACCGTCTGCGAAGTCAGCCAGATCGCTCGCGCGTCCACGCTGAAGGCAGAACATCACGGCGCAAAGGTCTGGGTATCTCCGGGAAAACACGCGTCGTTCCTGAATGAAACGCTCTGCAAAGCCGGTTGCGGCGCAGACCATTGCGAAGACATGACGCCCATGAAGGTGACGCAACTCATCAATCTGGGAGAGATCAAGCACCCGATGAATGGATCGACGTTCATCGCTTCCACCGCATGGCCGCTTGAGACCAAGATGTCGACGACGAACTTTGCGGATGAACCGATTGCGAGGCTCGACGCCATGCCCGAAAACGACATCGCCTGGTATCTCCCCGGCAAGCATCCCGCCCAGGGCGTCATCGCCGTAAGCGGAACGACCGCCGGAGCGATTGCCTTAGGTGGTGACGACACCGGTGCGGCACTCTCGCTCGCCGACGACAAAACCAGCAACGCGCTTGGCACCAGCTATCACAAGACCAAACACGCCCTGGGCCTTTCGATGAAGAACGTCGGCAAAGCGCTGCGAATGTCATCTGGAGACAAGAAGGACCCCGCCACGCCGTAGCGAGATCCTCCGATTGGAAGCCTTAGTCCAGGAAGCGGCTGGTGATGCCGCCGTAGGCGTCGATGCGGCGATCGCGCAGGAACGGCCAGTGCTGACGCGTAATCTCCACTTCCTTCGCATCAAGGTCAGCGTAGAGAATCTCTTCCTTGTCGTGCGACGCCTTGGCGAGGATACGGCCGAAGGGATCAGCGATGAAGCTGCCGCCCCAGAACTCGAGGCCTGCGCCTTCGGGCCCCTTCATCATCACGCCGTTATGCTCCACATCGCCGTGCTCGTGGCCCACGCGGTTCACCGCGCAGACGAACACGCCGTTTGCGATCGCGTGCGAACGCTGAATCGTCTGCCACGCGTCGTACTGGCGCTCGCCATACTCTTCCTTCTCGCTGGGATGCCAGCCAATGGCCGTCGGGAAAAACAGCGTCTCCGCGCCCTTCAGCGCGGTAACGCGAGCGCCCTCGGGATACCACTGATCCCAGCACACGAGCGTGCCAATCGGACCAGCCGAAGTGCGCTGCGCCATGAAGCCAAGGTCGCCCGGCGTGAAGTAAAACTTCTCGTAATAAAGCGGATCGTCCGGGATATGCATCTTGCGATACACCGACGAAAGGCAGTCCTGGTTGGGGCTTGCGTGGTCAAGGATCGCCGCCGTGTTGTGATACAGCCCCGGAGCGCGACGTTCAAAGAGGCTCGCCACAACAACGAGCTTGTACTCGCGAACCACTTCGGCAAGCGCCGCAGTGGACGGCCCCGGAATGGCCTCGGTAATGTCAAAGAGCGCGTGGTCTTCGCGCTGGCAGAAGTACTGCGCACGGAAGAGCTCCGGCAGGCAGATGAGGGTTGCGCCATTTTGCGCGGCTTCGCGCACGCGGGCGACGGCCTTCGCCAGGTTCGCCTCGGTGGAGGCCTCACACGACATCTGAATCAATGCAACTCGGGTAGTTTTCGCAGCCATTCTTCTTCCCTGCTCCTTACGTGGTCTTCCTTCAAACAAATCAAAAGCGCCAACGGTTTTCGTCAGCGCCATTGCTCATACTGCCCCTGCGCTTCGGGTTACTTCGCGTCGTCACGCAGCAGAATCGCTGCAACGATCGTCGTAGTCCAACGACCGTTTTTGTCGCCAACCGCCGACTGCGTTACGTTCGCCGTACGCACAATCCTGTTCGAGATCCTGTAGATCTCTTTCTTCTCATCCCAGCTCTTGTCAGGGTCAAAGTCGACGTCGAGCGTGGTGGCAAGCATCTCTGCGGCAAGCTCTTCTGCATAATCTCCAACCTGCTCCTCGGTTTCGCCGAAGGCGTGATGTTCGGAGAGGTAGCCGAAGGCGTTCTGGTCCGTCGGGATCGCCACGCCGATGGAGCTGACCGCAAGACGTTGCGGCTCGCGCGTGGCACTCTCTGCAACAACGGCGAAAACAGCATCGCCCGGAGGAAGACGCTTCAGACCTTCTTTCCGGGTCAGCAGCCTGCAGTTGGGTGGAAAGGTCGACGAAACCCGGACAAGGTTTTCTGCAGCAATGCCAGCGTCGCCGAGCGCCATCTCAAAGGAGGTGAGCCGGTCCTTGTGCTTGCCGACACCCTTCGTAAAGAAGAGGCTCGTGGGAACCATGTTCTTGCCCAGGACTGAACCCTCCCCAGGGATTGCCGCAGCCTTTGGCTGGGCAGCATTTGGCTGGACTTCCACGCAAAACTAGCGTTATGCCCAGAGAAAAGTATCCCACGTTTTGACTCCGGCCGCATGATCGGAGCATGAAGATCGCGGCATCGTTTCTCCGGCAAAAAGCACGGCCTCCGATCTGCGGGCTTTCTCTCCGCAAATGCTTGCGACAGGCAGGTTCACGCACTATCGCAGAGAAATTTCTGCTAATTTTGAGGCAGGGTTTCCCGAATATCGGACTGTGCACTTTTCTACCGTATTCTCGAAGTCATAGCAGCATCTCTAGGTATCTTCCGGGCCGTGAGCGGCCAGGGCATCTGTGTAGTCATGTAAAGGAGCACTATGTCGAGCGAATTTCGCAATTTTCTGGAGTTGTCGTACGAAGAACTTGAGGAGATGAACCTCAAGGCCAAAGACCAGCGCAAGAAGCGCGTGGATCCGGGCAAGATCCAGGAAGAGCGTTTGAAGTACCTGACCGATACGCCGGGCATCAAGGCGGTCACGGTCCTGTTCTCCGACCTTGAAGGTCGTCTACACATGCTCGACTATGACAAAAAGTTCCTGGTCAACAGCTATGACAACCTCACGTTTGACGGCTCTTCGATCCGCGGCTTTACCGCGCAGCGTGAGTCCGATCTCCGCCTCGGCCTTGACTGGAGCTCCTTCTATTACGCTCCCGCCGACATCTTCGGCGCAGGCAAGTGCCTGGTCTTCGGCGAAGTCATCGACAAGGACGGCAAGCCCTACCTCGGCGACGCACGCGGCCTGCTGAAGACGCTTGCTGATGAGCAGTTCAAGACCAACGGCTACACGCTGAACGCTGCCAACGAAATCGAAGGCTTCCTCTTCGACGGCCTCGACGCAGAGCGCGAGTTCCATAAGACCGGCAAGTTTGAATACGTCAACCACGGCGGCTACTACCACTCGCTGCCCGGCGACCCGCTCCGCGAGTTCATCGATATCTCGGCTGAAGTACAGCGCGCGATGGGCTTTGAAAACGAGAAGGACCACCCGGAAGTGGCTCCCTCGCAGTTCGAAATCAACTACACCTACGGCGACGTCGTCGCGGCTGCTGATCAGATCCAGCTCTACAAGCTGATCTGCCGCCAGGTTGCCACGCAGATGGGCATGACCGCCAGCTTCCTGCCGAAGCCGGTCACCGGCGTAAACGGTTCGGGCATGCACACCAACGTGTCCATCACCAAGAACGGCGAGAACCTCTTCTGGGATCCGAACGGCGAAGAGAAGGTCTCCACCATGGCATGGGAGTTCATCGACCGCATCCTCACGCATGGCAACGACATCTGCCTGCTGCTGAATGCTTCGGTCAACTCGTACCGCCGCCTCGATCCGCACTTCGAAGCACCGAACCAGATCAAGGCTTCGGCCACAGATCGCGGCTCGATGGTTCGTATCCCCATCGGCAACAAGAAGTCTGCCCGCGTGGAAGTTCGCTCGGTAGGCCCGGACGCGAACCCCTACATGGTGCTGCACTCGGTCTTCAAGACCGGCCTGCACGGCAAGACCTCGGACATCAAGAACCTGCGCCAGGCCGAGCGTTACCTGCCCGACAACATCTACGACGCGATCCAGAACTTCCGCGACGCAGAGTGGACGACCGAGCTGCTCGGCGCCGACGTGAAGCAGCGCTACGCCGACCTGAAGCAGGCTTCGGCAGACCGTTGCCCGCGCCTGCTCGGCACCATCGTCAAGCCCTGCGAAGTGCAGTTCCACCACGACGTCTACAACCAGCTTCTGTGGGGCCAGTTCTAAGGCTCTGCTCAATAGCAAAAGAAAATCGCGCTTCTGGCCTATGCCGGAAGCGCGATTTTCTTTTGCTCGAAGTGCAAAATCTACGCGTCGGGATAAAGCAGGCTCGCCTTCCCCGACATCTCGAAGTACAGGCACTCTTCACGAAGCTGGCGACAGACCGAGGCCAGAAACTCCTTCAGCTCCGGCACACCTTCGTCGTTTGGCAACGCAACGACGAACTCGCGGTGCTCGCCATAGAGCTGCTGCCCATGCTCATCGCGCCAGAAGCCGAAGAGGCTGGCCGACGTAGCGGTGTAGCCGCCAAAGTGCTCCACCAGGAACGCGTGGACGCTGCGCTCCAGCGACTCGCCGCTGCGGGCGGGCTGCATCAGCTTCAGCGACGGAAGCAAAAAGCGAACGTTCTTGCCAAGCGGTTTCTCGTGATACGGCATAACGGTCCTGTCTGGTTCAGGGATGGGCAACGCGGCTTGCTTCGAGTGTAGCTGCCAGGCATGTCGCTGCAAGCCTCCACAGACCCGCGTGCGAAGCTGGAGGGGCACCATGTTGAACCGCACTCAAAATCGTCCGCTGGGTTTCGCCGCCTGCGCGCTGGCCAGCATGTTCTGGGGCTGCGGCTTCTTCTTCGGCAAAATTGCCCTGCATGAGATGAACGTCGGGGCGATGGTGCTCTTCCGCTGGACCTTCGCCTGCATCGCCCTGCTGCCCATCCTCCTCACGCACAAACCCAGCTTCACGAAGCGCGAGTGGGGCGAACTTGCCATTGCGTGGAGCTTCGGCGTCCCGCTGCAATTCCTGCTGCAGTTCAAAGGCCTTTCCCTCACCTCCGTCTCCCACGCCTCGCTCATGGTCGGCACCATGCCCGTGATCCTCGCCGTCGGCGCAACTCTCTTCCTGCGCGAACGCCTGCAGCTTGCGGGCTGGATTTCCATCGCCTTTTCGACCGCGGGCGCGGCCCTCATCGTCATGGGCAAAAGCGTTGCCGGGCGCGGCGACGCCCCCACACTGCGCGGCGACCTCTACGTTGTCGCCTCGCTAGCGATCGCACTCGTCTGGGTACTCGGCAACAAGAAGCTGATGGCCAAACACTCGGCCCTGATGGTAACCGCGTGGGGCGCACTGCTCGGCACGGCGATTCTCGCCGTACTGACGCCGATGCTCTACGGCCTGCCCTCGCTGCACGTCAGCGGCAAGGCCTGGGCGGCCTCTGCTGCGGCTGGATTTCTCTGCACCGCAGCCAGCACCGCGCTCTGGAACTGGGGCCTGACGCAGGTCCCCGCCTCGCAGGCCGGCGTGCTCCTCAACATGGAACCACTCATCGGCTCCCTGCTCGGCGTCCTCGTTCTGGGCGAGCAGCTCGGCACGGCAGCCTACCTCGGCGGAGCCATGATCGTCGTCGCC carries:
- a CDS encoding agmatine deiminase family protein, whose translation is MSSQPVTFRMPAEWAPHAATWIAWPHNAEDWPGKFQPIPWVYAEIVRLLSAVEDVHLLVNDAAAEKRARTILTRQHATLERIHFHQWPTDRIWLRDSGPIFVKNAAGERQITDWRFNAWAKYPNWKNDDKIPSRVAKLHKMSSVQPEITLANGKKQRLVLEGGSIDTNGEGILITTEECLLSDVQQRNPGVTKEQLEAAFQQYLGVEKVLWMNRGCAGDDTHGHVDDITRFVGKNTILTAIEANKSDENHEPLAENLDRLKSARNLSKRPFEIKTLPMPAPVVFEGERLPASYANFYIANGLVIVPTFNDPNDRIALNTLAECFPKHKVTGINCTDLIWGLGALHCLSQQEPA
- a CDS encoding Imm53 family immunity protein translates to MSEISTNLDWLERWQAQHHAVVTIETLETGGWMVVIDTGQRALDVTLANTRSDEAGWLSASVANGLFKGAGSSLDAILTTFRHWIEQRTYA
- a CDS encoding glutamine synthetase family protein; amino-acid sequence: MSSEFRNFLELSYEELEEMNLKAKDQRKKRVDPGKIQEERLKYLTDTPGIKAVTVLFSDLEGRLHMLDYDKKFLVNSYDNLTFDGSSIRGFTAQRESDLRLGLDWSSFYYAPADIFGAGKCLVFGEVIDKDGKPYLGDARGLLKTLADEQFKTNGYTLNAANEIEGFLFDGLDAEREFHKTGKFEYVNHGGYYHSLPGDPLREFIDISAEVQRAMGFENEKDHPEVAPSQFEINYTYGDVVAAADQIQLYKLICRQVATQMGMTASFLPKPVTGVNGSGMHTNVSITKNGENLFWDPNGEEKVSTMAWEFIDRILTHGNDICLLLNASVNSYRRLDPHFEAPNQIKASATDRGSMVRIPIGNKKSARVEVRSVGPDANPYMVLHSVFKTGLHGKTSDIKNLRQAERYLPDNIYDAIQNFRDAEWTTELLGADVKQRYADLKQASADRCPRLLGTIVKPCEVQFHHDVYNQLLWGQF
- a CDS encoding cytochrome P460 family protein, with protein sequence MLKPAAAFLCLALFAVPTAVNAAEKTTNAPAYTAKKDLVVPQQYREWIFLTSGMDMSYAVGADPAHHRFDNVFVNPESYRAFLATGRWPEQTTFILEVRGADSPVSINKRGHTQSADVMGLEIHVKDKGAWRFYEADAGAAAAKVVPTTADCYSCHEQHAAVETTFVQFYPTLLPVATQKHTLSPEYLKQIEVLNP
- a CDS encoding HD domain-containing protein, translated to MPEEFRPALVAYLREQANPAHKYGHQPRLYALTQQIVAAEQLVVDDDVLFAAAFLHDLGVFIGHRPESPEQLKQWDHVAYVREQAPRILADVGFPSEKLTAVIEVIEQHQPHDTPTSPEAIVLRDADILEQLGAIGVLRTAAKLGSDTRFHRFTDASRSLQRVLDTLPQQIRLEATRALAAPRIAALRSFLLALDAEAGSHLE
- a CDS encoding carbon-nitrogen hydrolase, with the translated sequence MAAKTTRVALIQMSCEASTEANLAKAVARVREAAQNGATLICLPELFRAQYFCQREDHALFDITEAIPGPSTAALAEVVREYKLVVVASLFERRAPGLYHNTAAILDHASPNQDCLSSVYRKMHIPDDPLYYEKFYFTPGDLGFMAQRTSAGPIGTLVCWDQWYPEGARVTALKGAETLFFPTAIGWHPSEKEEYGERQYDAWQTIQRSHAIANGVFVCAVNRVGHEHGDVEHNGVMMKGPEGAGLEFWGGSFIADPFGRILAKASHDKEEILYADLDAKEVEITRQHWPFLRDRRIDAYGGITSRFLD
- a CDS encoding EamA family transporter, producing MLNRTQNRPLGFAACALASMFWGCGFFFGKIALHEMNVGAMVLFRWTFACIALLPILLTHKPSFTKREWGELAIAWSFGVPLQFLLQFKGLSLTSVSHASLMVGTMPVILAVGATLFLRERLQLAGWISIAFSTAGAALIVMGKSVAGRGDAPTLRGDLYVVASLAIALVWVLGNKKLMAKHSALMVTAWGALLGTAILAVLTPMLYGLPSLHVSGKAWAASAAAGFLCTAASTALWNWGLTQVPASQAGVLLNMEPLIGSLLGVLVLGEQLGTAAYLGGAMIVVAAITLTVVSSRSAAAETFLVEMQ
- a CDS encoding pyruvoyl-dependent arginine decarboxylase, whose product is MVPTSLFFTKGVGKHKDRLTSFEMALGDAGIAAENLVRVSSTFPPNCRLLTRKEGLKRLPPGDAVFAVVAESATREPQRLAVSSIGVAIPTDQNAFGYLSEHHAFGETEEQVGDYAEELAAEMLATTLDVDFDPDKSWDEKKEIYRISNRIVRTANVTQSAVGDKNGRWTTTIVAAILLRDDAK
- a CDS encoding amidohydrolase family protein — protein: MRARHLALSVALVASTAAAQQTTLFRNATLVDGTGAPAQQHVDLTIRDGVVVSVAPTGKARSHAPTKVVDCTGKFIIPGLISAHSHLGVLLNNATPSPDAYNRANVTASLDQFERFGVTTVTSLGLNTDLVYTLREEQHEGKLGGATLLTAGRGIGVPNGAPPFKTAPGQVDRPSTPEEARKDVDAYAAHHTDIVKVWVDNFYNKVPKMDPAIYAAAIDEAHKDHLPIAAHVYYIADAKKLVADGIDLLAHSVRDQPIDPALIAAMKQHGTWYIPTLALDEAFYLYAKDPALLKSPFFRAAAGPDLLATLEAPDYASKTLAAPLTPQHEKDEAMARANLKRVYDAGIPVALGTDSGATPGRIPGFSEHRELQDLVASGLTPLQAITLGTGTTGKFIHKLNPTLRVGELKPEYSADFIVLTANPLANIHNTEHIAAVYHHGRLIPNPPPAPAN